In Cyanobium sp. AMD-g, one genomic interval encodes:
- the thrS gene encoding threonine--tRNA ligase yields the protein MTSAPPSPVPPASSPAASSGVVADGAAIALPKTSESPQLLRIRHSMSHVLAMAVQKLFPRAQVTIGPWTESGFYYDFDHPDPFTEADLKAIQKEMGKIIARKLPLERIEVSREEAERRIRGQNEPYKLEILAGLTEPITLYTLGDQWWDLCAGPHVANTGELHPKAFALESVAGAYWRGDEKRAQLQRIYGTAWETPEQLAEHKRRKEEALRRDHRRLGTDLDLFSIEEEAGAGLVFWHPRGARMRLLIEDFWRAAHFEDGYELLYTPHVADLNLWKTSGHLDFYSESMFGPMAVDERQYQLKPMNCPFHVLTYASRLRSYRELPIRWAELGTVYRYERPGVMHGLMRVRGFTQDDAHVFCLPEQISDEILQVLNLTERILSTFDFRSYEIHLSTRPEKSIGEDSVWELATAGLVEALERKGWAYKVDEGGGAFYGPKIDLKIEDAIGRMWQCSTIQLDFNLPERFDLHYVAADGSRCRPIMIHRAIFGSLERFFGVMVENYAGDFPFWLAPEQVRLLPVTDEVLPWAEELKGQLAAAGIRAGIDHSGDRLGKLIRNGEQMKIPVLGVIGAREAETRRVSLRSRRQGDLGSVEADALVSAASAANAGRLATLALA from the coding sequence ATGACGTCCGCGCCCCCTTCACCGGTGCCACCGGCCTCCAGCCCCGCCGCCTCCAGTGGTGTCGTCGCAGACGGCGCCGCCATCGCGCTGCCGAAAACCAGCGAAAGCCCCCAGTTGCTGCGGATCCGCCACTCGATGAGCCATGTGCTGGCCATGGCGGTGCAGAAGCTGTTCCCCCGGGCCCAGGTCACCATCGGTCCCTGGACCGAGAGCGGCTTCTATTACGACTTCGACCATCCGGATCCCTTCACCGAGGCCGACCTGAAGGCGATCCAGAAGGAGATGGGCAAGATCATCGCCCGCAAGCTGCCCCTGGAGCGGATCGAGGTGAGCAGGGAGGAGGCGGAGCGCCGCATCCGGGGCCAGAACGAGCCCTACAAACTGGAGATCCTGGCCGGACTGACCGAGCCGATCACCCTCTACACCCTGGGAGACCAATGGTGGGACCTCTGCGCCGGTCCCCACGTCGCCAACACCGGCGAGCTTCACCCCAAGGCCTTCGCCCTTGAGAGCGTGGCCGGGGCCTACTGGCGCGGCGACGAGAAACGCGCCCAGCTGCAGCGCATCTATGGCACCGCCTGGGAGACCCCGGAGCAGCTGGCGGAGCACAAGCGGCGCAAGGAGGAAGCCCTGCGCCGCGACCACCGGCGCCTCGGCACCGACCTGGACCTCTTCTCGATCGAAGAGGAGGCGGGCGCTGGCCTGGTGTTCTGGCATCCCCGCGGCGCCCGCATGCGGCTGCTGATCGAGGACTTCTGGCGGGCGGCCCACTTCGAGGACGGCTACGAGCTGCTGTACACCCCCCACGTCGCCGACCTCAACCTCTGGAAGACTTCGGGCCACCTCGATTTCTACAGCGAGAGCATGTTCGGCCCGATGGCGGTGGACGAGCGGCAGTACCAGCTCAAGCCGATGAACTGCCCCTTCCATGTGCTCACCTACGCCAGCCGGTTGCGTTCCTACCGGGAACTGCCGATCCGCTGGGCCGAGCTCGGCACGGTGTACCGCTACGAACGGCCCGGGGTGATGCACGGGCTGATGCGGGTGCGCGGCTTCACCCAGGACGACGCCCACGTGTTCTGTCTGCCGGAGCAGATCTCCGATGAGATCCTTCAGGTGCTGAACCTCACCGAGCGCATCCTCTCCACCTTCGACTTCCGCAGCTACGAGATCCACCTCTCCACCCGACCGGAGAAATCGATTGGCGAGGACAGCGTCTGGGAACTGGCCACCGCCGGCCTGGTGGAGGCCCTGGAGCGCAAAGGCTGGGCCTACAAGGTGGACGAGGGGGGCGGGGCCTTCTATGGCCCCAAGATCGACCTCAAGATCGAGGACGCCATCGGCCGGATGTGGCAGTGCTCCACCATCCAGCTCGACTTCAATCTGCCGGAGCGCTTCGATCTCCACTACGTGGCGGCCGATGGCAGCCGCTGCCGGCCGATCATGATCCACCGCGCCATCTTCGGCTCCCTGGAGCGCTTCTTCGGCGTGATGGTGGAGAACTACGCCGGCGATTTCCCCTTCTGGCTCGCCCCCGAGCAGGTGCGGCTGCTGCCCGTCACCGATGAAGTCCTCCCCTGGGCCGAAGAGCTCAAGGGCCAGTTGGCGGCCGCCGGCATCCGCGCCGGCATCGACCACAGCGGCGATCGGCTGGGCAAGCTGATCCGCAACGGTGAGCAGATGAAGATCCCTGTGCTGGGGGTGATCGGTGCCCGGGAGGCCGAGACCCGCCGCGTCAGCCTGCGCAGTCGCCGCCAGGGGGATCTGGGCAGCGTCGAGGCTGACGCCCTGGTGTCCGCCGCCTCGGCAGCCAATGCCGGCCGGCTGGCCACCCTGGCCCTGGCATGA
- the thrB gene encoding homoserine kinase: protein MVRPQIGQGVVVEVPATTANIGPGFDCLGAALALGNRFELRVIEGGGERFELIIEGPEGAHLRGGPDNLVYRSAQRVWREVGLEAVALEARVQLAVPPARGLGSSATAIVAGLIGANALVGEPLSREKLLELAIDIEGHPDNVVPSLLGGLCLTARAASHRWRVVRCEWNPLVKAVVAIPTIRLSTSEARRAMPRSIPISDAVMNLGALTLLLQGLRTGNGDLIADGMHDRIHEPYRWGLIQGGRAVREAALEAGAWGCVISGAGPSLLALAPAGSAEAVGEAMTRAWQEEGVSSHSAVLGVQDRGSSWAPLAEGSRPQAISGN, encoded by the coding sequence ATGGTCCGGCCCCAGATCGGCCAGGGGGTGGTGGTGGAGGTTCCGGCCACCACCGCCAACATCGGCCCGGGATTCGACTGCCTCGGCGCTGCCCTGGCCCTCGGCAACCGCTTCGAGCTGCGCGTGATCGAGGGGGGCGGTGAGCGCTTCGAGCTGATCATCGAGGGCCCGGAGGGGGCCCACCTGCGTGGCGGCCCCGACAACCTCGTCTACCGCTCCGCCCAGCGGGTCTGGCGGGAGGTGGGGCTGGAAGCGGTGGCCCTGGAGGCGCGGGTGCAGTTGGCCGTGCCCCCCGCCCGGGGGCTGGGCAGCAGCGCCACCGCCATCGTGGCGGGCCTGATCGGCGCCAACGCGCTGGTGGGGGAGCCGCTCAGCCGGGAAAAACTGCTGGAGCTGGCCATCGACATCGAAGGCCATCCAGACAATGTCGTTCCTTCTCTGCTGGGGGGCCTGTGCCTGACGGCGCGGGCCGCCTCCCATCGCTGGCGGGTGGTGCGCTGCGAGTGGAACCCACTGGTGAAGGCGGTGGTGGCGATTCCCACGATCCGGTTGAGCACCAGCGAGGCACGCCGCGCCATGCCCCGCAGCATCCCGATCAGCGATGCGGTGATGAATCTGGGGGCCCTCACCCTGCTGCTGCAGGGGCTGCGCACCGGCAATGGCGACCTGATCGCCGATGGCATGCACGACCGCATCCACGAGCCCTACCGCTGGGGGCTGATCCAGGGGGGCCGTGCCGTGCGGGAGGCGGCCCTGGAGGCCGGCGCCTGGGGCTGTGTGATCAGCGGCGCCGGACCCAGCCTGCTGGCCCTGGCCCCCGCCGGCTCTGCCGAAGCGGTGGGGGAGGCCATGACCCGCGCCTGGCAGGAGGAGGGGGTGAGCAGCCACAGCGCCGTGCTTGGAGTCCAGGATCGCGGCAGCAGCTGGGCCCCCCTGGCCGAGGGGAGCCGCCCACAGGCCATCTCGGGCAACTAG
- a CDS encoding NAD(P)H-quinone oxidoreductase subunit 4, whose protein sequence is MDASLPLSLASSSLPSVLPEGGAFPWLSLIVLLPATAALVMPLLPGDGSDPRLPRTFALGVLGVDFALILWVFARHFDGGLSELQLVERVSWVPALGLEWSLAADGLSAPLVVLSGLVTLLSVAASWNIRLKTRLYFGLLLVQATAQSLVFLSQDFLLFFLAWELELVPVYLLIAIWGGKQRQYAATKFILYTATASLLILISGLALALSGDTFTLNLSELAARSPGGTFGLLCYLGFLVGFGVKLPMFPLHTWLPDAHGEANAPVSMLLAGVLLKMGGYALLRFNVQMLPEVHLRLAPALIVLGIINIVYGALNAFAQDNVKRRIACSSVSHMGFVLLGIGAIDALGMSGAMLQMISHGLIAAAMFFVTGVFYERTETLSIPNMGGLAKVLPITFAFFLASSLASLALPGMSGFISEITVFLGVTSYEGFTIGFRVIAIFLAAIGLVLTPVYLLSLCRRVFFGPRIPALAVVGDMKPRELVIGLTLLVPTLVIGFWPRVAINLYEASTNGLASELASHGAVAMGRLAALG, encoded by the coding sequence ATGGACGCCAGCCTGCCTCTTTCGCTCGCGTCCTCTTCGTTACCTTCCGTCCTTCCTGAGGGCGGCGCTTTCCCCTGGCTCAGCCTGATCGTGCTGCTGCCGGCCACCGCGGCGCTGGTGATGCCTCTGCTCCCCGGTGATGGCAGCGATCCCCGCCTGCCACGCACGTTTGCCCTGGGGGTGCTCGGGGTGGATTTCGCCCTGATCCTGTGGGTGTTCGCCCGCCATTTCGATGGCGGCCTGTCGGAACTTCAGTTGGTGGAGCGGGTGTCCTGGGTGCCGGCCCTCGGCCTGGAGTGGTCCCTGGCGGCCGATGGTCTCTCGGCCCCGCTGGTGGTGCTCAGTGGGCTTGTCACCCTGTTGTCGGTGGCGGCCAGCTGGAACATCCGCCTCAAGACGCGCCTCTATTTCGGGCTGCTCCTGGTCCAGGCCACCGCCCAGAGCCTGGTGTTCCTCTCCCAGGATTTCCTGCTGTTTTTCCTGGCCTGGGAGCTGGAACTGGTGCCTGTCTACCTGCTGATCGCCATCTGGGGCGGCAAGCAGCGCCAGTACGCCGCCACCAAGTTCATTCTCTACACCGCCACCGCCTCCCTGTTGATCCTGATCAGCGGCCTGGCCCTGGCCCTCTCCGGCGATACCTTCACCCTCAACCTCAGCGAACTGGCGGCCCGTTCCCCCGGTGGCACCTTCGGCCTGCTCTGTTATCTGGGCTTCCTGGTGGGTTTCGGTGTGAAGTTGCCAATGTTCCCGCTGCACACCTGGTTGCCCGATGCCCACGGCGAGGCCAATGCGCCGGTGTCGATGTTGTTGGCGGGCGTGCTGCTGAAGATGGGGGGCTATGCCCTGCTGCGCTTCAACGTGCAGATGCTTCCCGAGGTGCATCTGCGCCTGGCCCCGGCCCTGATCGTGCTCGGCATCATCAACATCGTCTATGGGGCGCTGAACGCCTTTGCCCAGGACAACGTCAAGCGCCGCATCGCCTGCAGTTCGGTGAGTCACATGGGCTTCGTGCTGCTGGGCATCGGCGCCATCGATGCCCTCGGCATGAGCGGCGCCATGCTGCAGATGATCAGCCATGGTCTGATCGCCGCGGCGATGTTCTTCGTCACCGGCGTCTTTTACGAGCGCACAGAAACCCTCTCGATTCCCAACATGGGTGGCCTGGCCAAGGTGCTGCCGATCACCTTCGCCTTCTTCCTGGCCAGCTCCCTGGCCTCCCTGGCCCTGCCGGGAATGAGCGGCTTCATCAGCGAGATCACCGTCTTCCTCGGTGTCACCTCCTACGAGGGCTTCACGATCGGCTTCCGCGTCATCGCCATCTTCCTGGCCGCCATCGGCCTGGTGCTCACCCCCGTCTATCTGCTTTCCCTGTGCCGGCGGGTCTTCTTCGGTCCACGCATCCCGGCCCTGGCGGTGGTGGGCGACATGAAGCCCCGCGAGCTTGTCATCGGACTCACCCTGCTGGTCCCCACCCTGGTGATCGGCTTCTGGCCGCGGGTGGCCATCAACCTGTATGAGGCCAGCACCAACGGCCTGGCGTCCGAACTGGCCAGCCATGGGGCCGTGGCCATGGGACGGTTGGCCGCCCTCGGCTGA
- a CDS encoding glucokinase → MTLLLAGDIGGTKTLLSLWRSDTGGLERLLEERFVSAAWDDLAPMVCHFLATAGVAGGTPPAAACFAVAGPVEGGQAQLTNLPWRLDTDGLARSCGLPNLELVNDFAVLIYGLPHLEAAQVAPVREGRRDPQAPLLVLGAGTGLGVAMGLPTSAGLRAIPSEAAHGEFAPRCQPEWELKQWLKDDLDLERVSIERVVSGTGLGHVARWLLCCRHPDGDHPLSARARLWCDAGDGPARADLPAEVAMAAAAGDRLAADALDLWLGAYGSVCGDLALASLSRGGLWLAGGTAAKLLDSLRTRSFLEPFLNKGRLRSTLEPMPITAVLDPAVGSFSAACRARMLLG, encoded by the coding sequence ATGACCCTCCTGCTGGCGGGCGACATCGGTGGCACCAAGACCCTGCTGAGCCTCTGGCGCTCGGACACAGGCGGGCTCGAACGGCTGCTGGAGGAGCGCTTCGTCTCGGCGGCCTGGGACGACCTGGCTCCGATGGTGTGCCACTTCCTGGCCACCGCCGGCGTGGCTGGCGGAACGCCTCCCGCCGCCGCCTGTTTCGCCGTGGCCGGACCGGTGGAGGGGGGGCAGGCCCAGCTCACCAACCTCCCGTGGCGCCTCGACACGGACGGCCTGGCCCGCAGCTGCGGTCTGCCGAATCTGGAGCTGGTCAACGACTTCGCCGTGCTCATCTACGGCCTTCCCCATCTCGAGGCCGCCCAGGTGGCGCCCGTGCGGGAGGGTCGCCGCGACCCGCAGGCGCCGCTGCTGGTGCTGGGGGCCGGCACTGGGCTGGGGGTGGCCATGGGTCTGCCCACCAGCGCTGGTCTGCGGGCCATCCCCAGCGAAGCGGCCCATGGGGAATTCGCCCCCCGCTGCCAGCCGGAGTGGGAGCTGAAGCAGTGGCTGAAAGACGATCTGGACCTCGAACGGGTCTCGATCGAGCGGGTGGTCAGCGGTACGGGCCTGGGCCATGTGGCCCGCTGGCTCCTCTGCTGCCGCCATCCCGACGGCGACCATCCCCTCAGCGCCAGGGCCCGGCTCTGGTGCGACGCCGGCGATGGGCCCGCACGCGCCGACCTGCCCGCCGAGGTGGCCATGGCCGCCGCCGCCGGCGACCGGCTGGCGGCCGACGCCCTGGACCTGTGGCTTGGTGCGTACGGCAGCGTCTGTGGTGATCTGGCCCTGGCCTCCCTGAGCCGGGGTGGGCTCTGGCTGGCGGGGGGCACGGCCGCCAAGCTGCTCGACAGCCTGCGCACGCGCTCCTTCCTGGAGCCCTTTCTGAACAAGGGCCGGCTGCGCTCCACCCTGGAGCCGATGCCGATCACCGCCGTGCTGGATCCGGCGGTGGGCAGCTTCAGCGCCGCCTGCCGGGCCCGGATGCTGCTGGGCTGA
- a CDS encoding TM2 domain-containing protein, whose protein sequence is MAARPTPGPVQSPEQRPAPSRPAGLALNRAAERRSVALSYLLWCTCLVGLCGLPRFYNRKPLSGTLWLLTFGLCGIGQLLDLVLVPDMVRQANQSLLLEEALAGSDTAAYPPIERQLLQLARRAGKAGFTLNDALLELHLPPQANSSVVSAEIEKLLISDLLDVGNDERGRVVYREP, encoded by the coding sequence ATGGCTGCCCGACCCACGCCAGGACCCGTCCAGAGCCCGGAACAGCGGCCAGCACCCAGCCGCCCCGCGGGGTTGGCACTGAACCGCGCCGCCGAACGGCGCAGTGTCGCCCTCAGCTACCTGCTGTGGTGCACCTGCCTGGTAGGGCTGTGCGGCCTGCCGCGCTTCTACAACCGCAAACCCCTCAGCGGCACCCTCTGGCTGCTCACCTTCGGGCTCTGCGGTATCGGCCAGCTGCTGGATCTGGTGTTGGTGCCGGACATGGTGCGTCAGGCCAACCAGTCCCTGCTGCTGGAGGAGGCCCTGGCCGGGAGCGACACGGCGGCCTATCCACCGATCGAACGGCAGTTGCTGCAACTGGCCCGACGGGCCGGCAAGGCCGGCTTCACCCTCAATGATGCCCTGCTGGAACTCCACCTGCCCCCCCAGGCCAACAGCAGCGTGGTCAGTGCCGAGATCGAGAAGCTGTTGATCAGCGACCTGCTCGATGTGGGCAATGACGAACGGGGACGGGTGGTCTACCGGGAACCCTGA
- a CDS encoding M3 family metallopeptidase — MTSTLQSPPALLAGEGLPRFEAITPDQVRAHIPELLSGLQAELDRLETDLAAAAASGRPLGWAEVMDPLQRLGERLRWSWGVVSHLNGVCNSPELREAHASQQGAVVAFGNRAGQSRVLFEALRSLQAQGGLDATQERILTAELRDMELRGVGLEGEAQEAFNAASQELAELATGFGNRVLDATNGWTLRLTDPGEVEGLPESLKEQLAQAARDAGDGQATAAAGPWLLGLDMPRFGPFLKYSRRRDLREIAYKAHVSRASGETDGNWPAIERILTLRRQQAHQLGYGSWAEVSLASKMAGSVAEVEALLEDLRTAAYPVALLELEALRACAAREGAAEAADLKPWDVSFWAEVRRQEAFDLDSEALRPWFPLPRVLDGLFGLCDRLFGLRIRPADGEAPVWHPDVRFFRVDDAGSGQPLAAFYLDPYSRPGSKRGGAWMDECLVRSLDAAGQPVLPVAYLVCNQSPPVGETPSLMTFEEVETLFHEFGHGLQHMLTTVERPQAAGINNVEWDAVELPSQFMENWCYDHATLMGMARHWQSGEPLPEAEFAKLRAARTFMGGAATLRQVHFALTDLRLHSQWTPECGRTPEQLRREIATTTTVLEPIEEDAFLCSFGHIFAGGYSAGYYSYKWAEVLSADAFSAFEEVGLENEAAIRATGRRFRETVLSLGGSRHPGEVFESFRGRAPSPEALIRHSGLVAAGG; from the coding sequence ATGACCAGCACCCTCCAGAGTCCCCCTGCCCTGCTGGCCGGAGAGGGTCTGCCCCGCTTCGAGGCCATCACCCCCGACCAGGTGAGGGCCCACATCCCTGAACTGCTGAGCGGCCTGCAGGCGGAGCTGGACCGGCTCGAGACCGACCTGGCGGCGGCCGCCGCCTCTGGGCGGCCCCTGGGCTGGGCCGAAGTGATGGATCCCCTGCAGCGCCTGGGCGAACGGCTGCGCTGGAGCTGGGGGGTGGTGAGCCACCTCAACGGCGTCTGCAACAGCCCTGAACTGCGGGAGGCCCACGCCAGCCAACAGGGGGCGGTGGTCGCCTTCGGCAACCGCGCCGGCCAGAGCCGGGTGCTGTTCGAGGCGCTGCGCAGCCTCCAGGCCCAGGGCGGGCTCGATGCCACCCAGGAGCGGATCCTGACGGCGGAACTGCGCGACATGGAACTGCGGGGCGTGGGGCTGGAGGGTGAGGCCCAGGAGGCCTTCAACGCCGCCAGCCAGGAGCTGGCGGAGCTGGCCACTGGCTTCGGCAACCGGGTGCTGGATGCCACCAACGGCTGGACCCTGCGTCTCACCGACCCGGGCGAGGTGGAGGGGTTGCCCGAAAGCCTTAAAGAACAGCTGGCCCAGGCCGCCCGTGATGCCGGCGATGGCCAGGCCACGGCCGCTGCGGGGCCCTGGCTGCTGGGGCTCGACATGCCCCGCTTCGGCCCGTTCCTGAAGTACAGCCGCCGCCGCGACCTGCGTGAAATTGCCTACAAGGCCCATGTGAGCCGTGCCTCGGGAGAAACCGATGGCAACTGGCCGGCGATCGAGCGGATTCTCACCCTGCGGCGGCAGCAGGCCCATCAGCTCGGCTATGGCTCCTGGGCCGAGGTCAGCCTGGCGTCGAAAATGGCCGGCTCGGTGGCTGAGGTGGAGGCCCTGCTGGAGGATCTGCGCACCGCCGCCTACCCGGTGGCGCTGCTGGAACTGGAGGCGTTGCGCGCCTGCGCGGCCCGGGAGGGGGCGGCCGAAGCGGCGGATCTCAAACCCTGGGACGTCAGCTTCTGGGCTGAAGTGCGGCGCCAGGAGGCCTTCGATCTCGACAGCGAAGCCCTGCGGCCCTGGTTCCCCCTGCCCCGGGTGCTCGATGGCCTGTTCGGGCTCTGTGATCGCCTCTTCGGCCTCCGCATCCGGCCTGCCGATGGAGAGGCGCCTGTCTGGCATCCGGACGTGCGCTTCTTCCGGGTCGATGACGCCGGCAGCGGCCAGCCCCTGGCCGCCTTCTATCTGGATCCTTACAGCCGCCCAGGCAGCAAGCGTGGTGGCGCCTGGATGGATGAGTGCCTGGTGCGTTCGCTGGATGCCGCGGGGCAACCCGTGCTGCCGGTGGCCTACCTGGTCTGCAACCAGAGTCCGCCGGTGGGTGAGACCCCCAGCCTGATGACCTTCGAGGAGGTGGAGACCCTGTTCCACGAATTCGGCCACGGGCTGCAGCACATGCTCACCACCGTCGAGCGCCCCCAGGCGGCCGGCATCAACAATGTGGAGTGGGATGCCGTCGAGCTGCCCAGCCAGTTCATGGAGAACTGGTGCTACGACCACGCCACGTTGATGGGCATGGCCCGCCACTGGCAGAGCGGTGAACCGCTGCCGGAGGCGGAATTCGCCAAGCTCCGGGCCGCCCGCACCTTCATGGGCGGTGCCGCCACCCTGCGGCAGGTGCACTTCGCCCTCACCGATCTGCGGCTGCACAGCCAATGGACGCCGGAGTGCGGCAGGACGCCGGAGCAGCTGCGCCGGGAGATCGCCACCACCACCACCGTGCTGGAGCCGATCGAGGAGGACGCCTTCCTCTGCTCCTTCGGTCACATCTTTGCCGGTGGGTACTCCGCCGGCTACTACTCCTACAAGTGGGCTGAGGTGCTCAGCGCCGATGCCTTCAGCGCCTTTGAGGAGGTGGGCCTGGAGAACGAGGCGGCGATCCGGGCCACCGGCCGCCGCTTTCGCGAGACAGTGCTCAGCCTCGGCGGCAGCCGCCACCCCGGCGAGGTGTTCGAATCTTTCCGGGGCCGGGCTCCGAGCCCGGAGGCCCTGATCCGGCATTCGGGGCTGGTGGCGGCCGGGGGGTGA